The DNA window AAACTCTCCCCTGAATGCGTGAGTGATATCAGCGTCCCTGTGAGGAGGCTTCGGCCAGTGAGAGTGCTTTGACCGTGGCCGCTGGATCGGACTCAGGCTCCGCTCCGGCGGTCTGTCGGACAGCCGCAAGGATGTTGGGATAGGCTGAACAGCGGCAGAGATTTCCACTCATCCATTCCCGCGCCTCTTCGGCCGACTTGTCGGCATGTCCTTCTCCGATGCAGGCAATGCCCGACATGATCTGCCCAGGCGTGCAATATCCGCACTGGTAGGCGTCGCAGCGGAGAAAGGCTTCCTGAAGGGGATGCAATTGATCGTTCTGCGAGACGCCCTCGATCGTGGTAATCTCGGCTTCCTGAAGAGTGGCGGCGAGCGTCAGACAGGAGAGCACCCGGTCTCCGTTCACGTGAACGGTACAGGCTCCACAGGCACCATGGTCGCACCCCTTTTTCGTCCCGGTCAGCTGAAGATTCTCCCGCAGGAGATCGAGCAGTGTTGTGCGGGCATCGATT is part of the Rubinisphaera margarita genome and encodes:
- a CDS encoding (2Fe-2S)-binding protein, with protein sequence MNHHADSNNSAGLGRRQFLKGVGTLAGASCLPTNATAADENTPQERNVLEHPLTLTLRINGRELTREIDARTTLLDLLRENLQLTGTKKGCDHGACGACTVHVNGDRVLSCLTLAATLQEAEITTIEGVSQNDQLHPLQEAFLRCDAYQCGYCTPGQIMSGIACIGEGHADKSAEEAREWMSGNLCRCSAYPNILAAVRQTAGAEPESDPAATVKALSLAEASSQGR